In Thermanaerothrix sp., the following proteins share a genomic window:
- a CDS encoding shikimate dehydrogenase, with translation MIGSQTALMALLGSPVSHSLSPRMQNRALKARGIDGVYLAFNVRGALEEAVRGLSALMAWGANLTIPFKEMGFSLCEPQGNARMIRAVNALVFRGPERLPLGFNTDVEGLLFTMRRMGGSFKRGLLMGSGGAARGCALGMALGGVERLALAARNPAKGKLLRDLVSSWGLFRRVDLLPLGDHGALRGAGRFDLAVNATSLGLKGSSWESSLLEAVVFSVEPGGGFIDMVYQEGPTYAVEAFRGEGIAAVDGRLPLLGQGAESFRLFTGDEPPLDEMEAEIFGGGGDGSGS, from the coding sequence ATGATTGGCTCTCAAACCGCCCTCATGGCCCTTCTGGGTTCCCCCGTGTCCCACAGCCTTTCTCCAAGGATGCAGAACCGGGCCCTCAAGGCCCGGGGAATAGACGGGGTTTACCTGGCCTTCAACGTTCGAGGGGCCTTGGAGGAAGCGGTAAGAGGCCTTTCGGCCCTCATGGCCTGGGGGGCCAACTTGACGATACCCTTCAAGGAGATGGGGTTCTCCTTGTGCGAGCCCCAGGGGAACGCCCGCATGATAAGAGCGGTCAACGCCCTGGTGTTCCGGGGGCCCGAGCGGCTTCCCCTTGGGTTCAACACCGACGTGGAGGGGCTGCTTTTCACCATGAGGCGGATGGGTGGTTCCTTTAAGAGAGGACTTTTAATGGGATCCGGCGGCGCCGCCAGGGGATGCGCCCTGGGCATGGCCCTTGGGGGTGTGGAGCGATTGGCCTTGGCCGCAAGAAACCCGGCGAAGGGCAAGCTTTTGCGGGACCTCGTGTCCAGCTGGGGGCTTTTCCGGCGGGTTGACCTGCTGCCCTTAGGGGACCATGGGGCTCTTCGAGGCGCCGGAAGGTTTGACCTTGCGGTTAACGCCACGTCCCTGGGGCTTAAGGGCTCTAGCTGGGAGAGCTCCCTTTTGGAGGCGGTGGTCTTTTCGGTTGAGCCCGGCGGTGGCTTCATCGACATGGTCTACCAGGAGGGGCCCACATATGCGGTGGAGGCCTTCAGGGGGGAGGGGATAGCAGCCGTTGACGGCAGGCTGCCGCTTTTAGGCCAGGGGGCCGAGTCCTTCCGGCTCTTTACCGGTGATGAGCCCCCCTTGGATGAGATGGAGGCGGAGATATTCGGCGGCGGAGGTGATGGCAGTGGGTCTTAG
- the aroA gene encoding 3-phosphoshikimate 1-carboxyvinyltransferase encodes MTRCDVNGLVEDSVTLAAPRDAKGLKGQVTVPGDKSISHRAAFLGALSSKGIRVSNFAPGEDCDSTLRCLLALGFAVQRHGHEVEVRSGGGPVDPMGVLDAGNSGTTARLLCGLLAPRPGLFGVITGDASLLRRPMDRVVEPLRSLGARIEGPNGGRRLPLAVRGARLSGGRVELKVKSAQVKTAVILSALSGSHVVVLQESAPTRDHTELMLQHLGVPLKREGGGITVYPCHDLPGGSWRIPSDPSSAAFWAVGAAISPGSDLIIPGIGLNPGRVGFINVLRRMGCPVEVSLREPQGGESVGDIRVRHSRLRAVEVEPQEVPGLVDELPVLAVAAALAEGVSRIKGAQELRHKESDRIRAVAECLNAIGGRVRELEDGWEIEGVETLQGGEVDSFGDHRIAMAMGIAALRCRSGVTIRGARCAGVSYPGFFERLKEMIR; translated from the coding sequence TTGACGCGTTGCGATGTCAACGGACTGGTAGAGGACTCGGTTACCCTGGCGGCTCCAAGGGACGCTAAGGGGCTTAAGGGGCAGGTTACGGTGCCGGGGGACAAGTCGATATCCCACCGGGCGGCATTCCTTGGGGCCCTGTCCTCCAAGGGTATAAGGGTGAGCAACTTCGCCCCCGGGGAGGACTGCGATTCCACCTTGAGGTGCCTCCTAGCCCTTGGGTTCGCGGTTCAAAGGCACGGTCACGAGGTGGAGGTTCGATCCGGCGGCGGCCCCGTAGATCCCATGGGGGTCTTGGACGCCGGGAACTCCGGCACCACAGCGAGGCTCCTGTGCGGCCTTTTGGCCCCAAGACCTGGGCTCTTCGGGGTCATAACCGGGGACGCCAGCCTCCTGAGGCGTCCCATGGACCGGGTGGTGGAGCCCTTAAGGAGTTTGGGGGCCAGGATAGAGGGACCTAATGGGGGGCGCAGGCTTCCGCTGGCCGTAAGGGGGGCCCGTCTTTCCGGCGGCAGGGTTGAGCTGAAGGTCAAGAGCGCCCAGGTGAAGACGGCGGTGATCTTAAGCGCCCTTAGCGGCTCCCACGTGGTGGTCCTCCAGGAGAGCGCCCCCACCAGGGACCACACGGAGCTGATGCTCCAGCACCTCGGAGTGCCCCTTAAGAGGGAAGGGGGGGGCATAACCGTATACCCCTGCCACGACCTTCCCGGCGGAAGCTGGAGGATACCGTCGGATCCCTCGTCGGCGGCTTTCTGGGCCGTGGGGGCGGCCATATCGCCTGGCTCCGACCTCATCATCCCCGGAATAGGGCTCAACCCCGGGCGTGTGGGCTTCATAAACGTGCTTCGAAGGATGGGCTGTCCCGTGGAGGTGTCCTTGCGGGAACCACAGGGGGGCGAGTCGGTGGGAGACATAAGGGTGCGCCATTCTCGCCTTAGGGCCGTGGAGGTGGAGCCTCAGGAGGTGCCGGGGCTCGTGGACGAGCTTCCTGTGCTGGCGGTGGCCGCCGCCCTGGCAGAGGGGGTAAGCCGCATAAAAGGCGCCCAAGAGCTCCGCCACAAGGAGAGCGACCGCATAAGGGCCGTGGCGGAATGCCTTAACGCCATCGGCGGAAGGGTGAGGGAGCTGGAGGACGGGTGGGAGATAGAGGGGGTGGAGACGCTCCAAGGCGGAGAGGTGGACTCCTTCGGGGACCATAGGATCGCCATGGCCATGGGGATAGCGGCGCTGAGGTGCCGCTCCGGCGTGACCATCCGGGGGGCCCGGTGCGCCGGCGTATCCTACCCGGGCTTCTTCGAAAGGCTTAAGGAGATGATCCGATGA
- a CDS encoding prephenate dehydrogenase/arogenate dehydrogenase family protein, with translation MLRRHVGILGLGLIGGSMAMRLKGRCLSLSGWDADLRVLSRALSMGILDRAPSGLEDLAAGCDLLILAVPPSCIVPLGLKAARCLREGAVLMDTGSVKGPVVKHLDPALPGGYLGFHPMAGRERGGLENAGEDLFEGALCALVPGGRTSAETLELGKELAEELGCRWALMGPEEHDRGVGFVSHLPMLVSAALAGAAMEASKGAPEVELLAASGFRDATRLSLGGPDLIQPLREMNRRFIEEALSEFHRQVREMLCQDDGALKDRLHRIARWREELKNRKGWLN, from the coding sequence ATGCTCCGCCGTCATGTAGGGATCCTTGGCCTTGGTCTCATAGGCGGCTCCATGGCCATGAGGCTCAAGGGCCGGTGCCTCAGCCTTTCGGGCTGGGACGCGGATCTTAGGGTGCTCTCCCGGGCCCTGTCCATGGGGATCTTAGACAGGGCACCCTCGGGGTTAGAGGACCTGGCGGCGGGGTGCGACCTTTTGATCCTGGCGGTGCCTCCTTCCTGCATAGTCCCCCTTGGGCTCAAGGCGGCCCGCTGCCTCAGGGAAGGGGCGGTGCTCATGGACACCGGAAGCGTCAAGGGCCCGGTGGTGAAGCACCTTGACCCCGCCCTTCCCGGCGGATACCTGGGTTTTCACCCCATGGCGGGGCGGGAGCGGGGAGGGCTTGAGAACGCCGGGGAGGACCTTTTCGAGGGCGCCCTTTGCGCCTTGGTGCCCGGCGGGCGTACCTCCGCTGAGACGTTGGAGCTTGGCAAGGAGCTTGCGGAGGAGCTGGGGTGCCGGTGGGCCCTTATGGGGCCCGAGGAGCACGACCGGGGGGTGGGCTTTGTGAGCCACCTTCCAATGCTCGTGTCCGCGGCGCTGGCGGGGGCCGCCATGGAGGCCTCCAAGGGCGCCCCGGAGGTGGAGCTTTTGGCCGCCTCGGGCTTCAGGGACGCCACCAGGCTGAGCCTTGGGGGGCCGGACCTCATCCAGCCCTTAAGGGAGATGAACCGGCGGTTCATAGAGGAGGCCCTTTCGGAGTTTCATCGGCAGGTCCGGGAGATGCTGTGCCAGGATGACGGAGCCCTTAAGGACCGGCTTCATCGCATAGCCCGCTGGCGGGAGGAGCTGAAGAACAGAAAGGGGTGGCTTAATTGA